The following proteins come from a genomic window of Scomber japonicus isolate fScoJap1 chromosome 4, fScoJap1.pri, whole genome shotgun sequence:
- the si:ch211-210c8.6 gene encoding uncharacterized protein si:ch211-210c8.6: MTNFQIPEVLVDLQDAIMGSTLARCAATDLGIQWAGWALAAAFKTEKFYDLAGSGTFILLAHLSRIWGGAKHVRQNVQTGLVTAWGLRLGTFLFMRILKDGHDRRFNNVRDSPGTFFVYWSIQAVWVFMTLLPTLMLNSETRDVPLGTRDYVGWAIWGLGFATEAIADQQKLLFKRDPDNAGKFIQSGLWAYSRHPNYLGEIMQWSGLWLSASSVMQGHQYLSVASPLFVWFLLRYVSGIPILEKQAMKKWGSDPGFQDYIKNTPLLWPLPKF, from the exons ATGACAAACTTTCAGATCCCGGAGGTACTCGTCGACCTGCAGGACGCGATCATGGGCAGCACTCTGGCCAGATGTGCAGCCACAGACCTCGGCATCCAATGGGCCGGATGGGCTCTGGCTGCAGCGTTCAAAACTGAGAAGTTCTACGATTTGGCAG gatctGGTACATTTATACTGCTCGCCCACCTGAGTCGGATCTGGGGAGGAGCCAAGCATGTCCGCCAGAATGTGCAGACAGGGCTGGTGACAGCATGGGGACTCAG GCTGGGGACATTCCTCTTCATGCGGATCTTGAAGGACGGTCATGATCGCAGGTTCAACAATGTCAGAGACAGCCCAGGGACTTTCTTTGTATATTGGTCTATTCAAG CTGTGTGGGTATTTATGACCCTCCTGCCCACCCTCATGCTTAACAGTGAGACGCGAGATGTGCCTCTGGGAACGAGGGACTATGTCGGCTGGGCTATATGGGGCCTTGGCTTTGCCACCGAGGCTATTGCTGACCAGCAGAAATTGCTTTTCAAGCGTGACCCAGATAATGCA GGAAAATTCATCCAGAGTGGACTGTGGGCTTACAGCAGACACCCAAATTATTTGGGAGAGATCATGCAGTGGTCAGGTCTGTGGCTCTCAGCCTCCTCGGTCATGCAGGGTCACCAGTACCTGAGCGTGGCGTCACCTCTCTTCGTTTGGTTCTTGCTACGTTACGTGAGCGGCATCCCCATCCTGGAGAAGCAGGCCATGAAGAAATGGGGATCTGACCCAGGCTTCCAGGACTACATCAAAAACACTCCTCTTCTCTGGCCATTGCCTAAATTTTGA